DNA sequence from the Candidatus Latescibacterota bacterium genome:
GGTCCGATGAGATCGACGCGGGCAACTGGTTCATGATACTGATGGAGGACAATGTCGCTTTCGGCAGATCCGATCCGGACTCCGACCCCTGCGGATACAGAGCTGTACTTACTATGCGACTGGCAGAGATGCATTATGGTATCCATGGGCTGGCTGAAGGGCTTCTGGAAAAAGATAAACGCCACATAAGGCCGAAGGAGACAGATCTGATCGCCCTGCTCGAATCAGGAACGATTGATTATATCTTTCTATACAGGTCCGTCGCTGAGCAGCACGGGCTGGATTTTATTATCCTTCCCTCCGAGATCAATCTGGCAGATCTGGAAATGGCAGGGTTCTACGAAAAGGCCTCGGTAAAGATATCCGGAATAAAGCCGGGGTACTGGATAGTCAAAAAAGGCGCGCCGATGGTATACGGTGTGACCATACCTTTGAACGCTCCTCATCCTGAGATCGCCCGTTCGTTTGTCGAGTACCTGCTGGCCGGAGACCTGGGTATGGCTGTGATGAGGGAATGCGGCCAGCCATCAGTGGTTCCTTCATATACGGACACCTATGATGCTCTGCCGGAAAGCCTGCGACAATTCGCCCTGCCGGAGAGACCGGAAGATCAATAGTCCGGAGTGCCGTGCTGGCAATTGGGGAAATATGGATATGGTGACAGGGGAATCCTTATGAGAATATTCCGCGGTGAGATGACGCATCTTGTATTTGCGGCGCTGGGTGGGCTTGTCCTGCTCTTTATCATAGCGCCTCTTGCGGGGATGTTTCTGAGCGTTACACCTGGAGATCTCTCGGAATCAGTCATCGACCCGGAGGTTTCGAGGAGCGTCAGAGTCACCCTGTTCACTTCGATGGGAGCCACCCTGATCATGGCTCTTGGTTCTGTACCGCTCGCCTGGCTGCTGGCCAGGAAAGATTTTCCACTGAAGCAATTGATAAACGGGATAATCGATCTTCCGATAGTGATACCGCATTCAGCTGCTGGCATAGCTCTGCTGGGGGTGATAGCGAGAGGGACTCCCATGGCACGTCTCGCTGAAAAGGCGGGGTTCGAGTTTGTCGGCGGTTACGCCGGGATAATGGCGGCGATGGCTTTCGTCAGTGTTCCTTTCCTTGTAAACTCCGCAAGGGACGGGTTTGCCGCTGTTCCCAGGCAGCTGGAAAAAGCAGCCCTCAATCTCGGCGCCTCCCCGGTAAGAGTCTTCTTTACCATATCGGTCCCGATCGCCTGGCGATCGATACTGTCCGGTCTGATCCTGATGTGGGCGCGCGGGATGAGCGAGTTCGGCGCGGTCCTTGTCGTCGCGTACCATCCGATGATCACACCGGTGTTGATCTATGAAAGGTTCGGAGCCTTCGGCCTGAAATACGCGCGGCCTGTCTCGGTCCTCTTCGTTACGATATGTCTTCTCTTTTTCATCACGTTCAGGGT
Encoded proteins:
- a CDS encoding substrate-binding domain-containing protein — translated: SDEIDAGNWFMILMEDNVAFGRSDPDSDPCGYRAVLTMRLAEMHYGIHGLAEGLLEKDKRHIRPKETDLIALLESGTIDYIFLYRSVAEQHGLDFIILPSEINLADLEMAGFYEKASVKISGIKPGYWIVKKGAPMVYGVTIPLNAPHPEIARSFVEYLLAGDLGMAVMRECGQPSVVPSYTDTYDALPESLRQFALPERPEDQ
- a CDS encoding ABC transporter permease, giving the protein MRIFRGEMTHLVFAALGGLVLLFIIAPLAGMFLSVTPGDLSESVIDPEVSRSVRVTLFTSMGATLIMALGSVPLAWLLARKDFPLKQLINGIIDLPIVIPHSAAGIALLGVIARGTPMARLAEKAGFEFVGGYAGIMAAMAFVSVPFLVNSARDGFAAVPRQLEKAALNLGASPVRVFFTISVPIAWRSILSGLILMWARGMSEFGAVLVVAYHPMITPVLIYERFGAFGLKYARPVSVLFVTICLLFFITFRVIAGRRRDAQG